One stretch of Argiope bruennichi chromosome 3, qqArgBrue1.1, whole genome shotgun sequence DNA includes these proteins:
- the LOC129963269 gene encoding tyrosine--tRNA ligase, mitochondrial-like, with translation MASSIVKTCRVLNKLKLSTPSIYSIRNCSSDLLYSLLRRGLVKQIFPNDQKIDSPGTPCAYAGFDATADSLHVGNLLVLISLMHWQRAGYETIAVIGDATAKIGDPSGHKSDRKVLSHDIVDENADSIEKNLYHIFQNHETYIFPKAKMKNKTLGKLRILKNSEWYKKTSIIDFICEAGRHIRVGDMLSRTSVKSRMESGVGINFAEFSYQAFQAYDWLHLLKNYNCRFQFGGGDQLGNVTTGYILISGSLYQHVYGALLPLVESETGDKFGKTAGNAVYLSSKRTSPFDLYQFFMRLPDADISNYLRLFTFLNIEEIEDILHKHLKNPDSRNAQKKIAEEVTLLVHGKQGLDLAEIATKILYQSDIESLAKLKKEDVNYVFPLSTTSHIIFEPGLSLLDLTMKVGCFLNKNDADRIIRGGGVYLNFERITTPQFIIIPEQHILPNGISLIRIGKKTYYLVLWK, from the exons ATGGCGTCTTCCATAGTAAAAACATGCCGGGTTTTAAataa attGAAGCTATCAACACCATCAATATATAGCATCAGAAATTGTTCCAGCGATTTATTATACAGCTTATTGAGAAGAGGATTAGTGAAACAGATTTTTCCTAATGATCA GAAAATTGATAGTCCAGGAACACCTTGTGCATATGCTGGATTTGATGCAACAGCTGATAGTTTACATGTTGGAAATCTTTTAGTTCTTATTTCTTTAATGCATTGGCAAAGAGCTGGGTATGAAACTATAGCTGTT attggtGATGCAACAGCTAAAATAGGAGATCCAAGTGGTCACAAGAGTGATCGGAAAGTACTATCTCATGATATAGTAGATGAAAATGCAGAttcgattgaaaaaaatttgtatcacaTCTTCCAGAAtcatgaaacatatatttttccaaaagctaaaatgaaaaacaaaactctTGGAAAATTAAG GATATTGAAAAACAGCGAATGGTACAAAAAGACCagtattattgattttatttgtgaAGCTGGACGTCATATTCGTGTTGGCGACATGTTATCTAGGACAAG TGTCAAAAGTAGGATGGAAAGTGGAGTTGGAATTAATTTTGCAGAATTTAGTTATCAAGCTTTCCAGGCTTATGATTGGCTGCATttgttaaagaattataattgtagATTTCAG tttggTGGTGGTGATCAATTAGGCAATGTCACAACTGGATATATCTTAATATCTGGATCTCTTTATCAACATGTGTatg gagCTCTTTTACCATTAGTGGAATCTGAAACTGGAGATAAATTCGGAAAAACTGCTGGAAATGCTGTTTATCTCTCTTCTAAAAGAACATCTCCTTTTGATCTCTATCAG TTTTTCATGAGATTACCAGATGCTGATATCAGCAATTATTTAAGACTctttactttcttaaatattgaagaaattgaaGATATTTTGCATAAACATTTG aaaaatccTGATTCTCGaaatgcacagaaaaaaattGCCGAAGAAGTTACATTACTTGTACATggca aaCAAGGTCTTGATCTAGCTGAAATAGCAACAAAAATTCTTTATCAGTCTGATATTGAATcattagcaaaattaaaaaaggaagatGTTAATTATGTATTCCCACTTTCAACAACATCACATATTATCTTTGAGCCTGGACTGTCTCTTTTGGACCTTACAATGAAAGTTGGCTGTTTTCTCAACAAAA atGATGCTGATCGTATAATTCGTGGAGGAGGAGTATATTTGAACTTTGAAAGAATTACCACACCTCAGTTCATTATAATTCCAGAACAACATATACTACCAAATGgaatttctttaataagaatAG gaAAAAAGACATATTATCTTGTGCTGTGGAAatga
- the LOC129962600 gene encoding N-alpha-acetyltransferase 60-like: MSKQVPLCNDSNVQLRFLGPEDVPAVKKLCTEWFPIEYPDSWYKDITSSNKFFSLAAVYRVQIIGLVVAEIKAQSKCNKEDQGLLSSHFTKNTKVAYILTLGVVEDYRRNGIATLLLNSLVDHLTKNPDGNSCKAIYLHVLTSNTTAIQFYEQRNFTLHSYLPLYYSVHGVAKDGYSYVLYINGGHPPWTFLDYLKHWGRFVSHFQVCILPKKMYRLMQGFVTKLWPESWRSR, translated from the exons ATGAGCAAACAAGTACCTCTGTGTAATGATAGCAATGTTCAACTCAGATTTTTAGGCCCTGAAGATGTACCAGCTGTAAAGAAGCTATGTACAGAATGGTTCCCTATcga GTATCCTGACAGTTGGTACAAGGACATTACTTCCAGTAACAAGTTCTTTTCCTTGGCTGCTGTATACAGGGTACAGATTATTGGATTAGTTGTTGCTGAAATTAAAGCacaatcaaaatgtaataaagaa GACCAGGGTCTACTTTCTTCCCATTTCACCAAAAATACAAAAGTAGCCTATATACTTACTTTGGGAGTTGTAGAAGATTACAGGAGAAATGGCATTG CTACTCTTTTGTTAAATAGCCTAGTTGATCATCTGACAAAAAACCCTGATGGCAACAGTTGTAAAGCTATCTACTTACATGTTTTGACATCAAATACTACAGCCATTCAGTTTTATGAACAACGGAACTTCACTCTTCATTCCTATTTACCTTTGTATTATTCAGTGCATGGAGTTGCTAAAGATGGATATTCCTATGTTCTCTATATTAATGGAGGACATCCTCCTTGGACATTTCTA GATTACTTAAAACATTGGGGTCGGTTTGTAAGCCATTTCCAAGTCTGCATTTTGCCAAAGAAAATGTACCGCTTGATGCAAGGTTTTGTGACAAAATTGTGGCCTGAAAGCTGGAGATCCCGTTGA